A genomic region of Glycine max cultivar Williams 82 chromosome 15, Glycine_max_v4.0, whole genome shotgun sequence contains the following coding sequences:
- the LOC100804420 gene encoding F-box/kelch-repeat protein At1g30090, with translation MQRVRFSSQQAPVHKLGDPQMTLSPKFRLAVIQSSLANPSPELELSLREEPLIPGLPDDVALNCLLRLPVQSHSSCRAVCKRWHMLLGNKERFFTNRKQFGLKDPWLFVFAYHKCTGKIKWQVLDLTHFSWHTIPAMPCKDKVCPHGFRCVSIPCDGTLFVCGGMVSDVDCPLDLVLKYEMQKNRWTVMNRMITARSFFASGVIDGMIYVAGGNSTDLYELDSAEVLDPLNGSWRPIANMGTNMASYDAAVLNGKLLVTEGWLWPFYVSPRGQVYDPRTNNWENMAVGLREGWTGSSVVVYGHLFVVSELERMKLKVYDPETDSWEAIEGLPLPEQIRKPFAVNACDCHIYVVGQNLVVGVGHITRLNPKESCKEKWNFSVRWHVIDAPESVSDLTPSSSQVLFA, from the coding sequence ATGCAGCGTGTTAGATTTTCATCTCAGCAGGCACCAGTACACAAGCTAGGAGATCCTCAAATGACATTATCTCCCAAGTTTAGGTTAGCTGTGATCCAATCTTCTTTGGCAAATCCATCACCTGAGTTAGAGCTTTCTCTCAGAGAAGAACCCTTAATTCCTGGCCTTCCTGATGATGTTGCTCTCAATTGTCTTCTCCGGCTTCCGGTTCAGAGTCACTCATCTTGTAGAGCTGTGTGCAAGAGGTGGCATATGCTACTTGGTAACAAAGAGAGGTTTTTCACCAATAGGAAGCAATTTGGTTTGAAAGATCCTTGGCTTTTTGTTTTTGCCTACCACAAGTGCACTGGGAAGATCAAGTGGCAGGTGCTTGACCTCACACACTTTTCTTGGCACACTATCCCTGCAATGCCTTGTAAGGACAAGGTTTGCCCTCATGGTTTTAGGTGTGTTTCGATCCCCTGCGACGGCACACTGTTTGTTTGTGGTGGCATGGTCTCTGATGTGGATTGCCCTCTTGACTTGGTGTTGAAATATGAGATGCAGAAGAATAGGTGGACTGTAATGAATAGGATGATCACTGCCAGGTCATTTTTTGCCAGTGGAGTGATTGATGGGATGATATATGTAGCTGGGGGAAATAGTACTGATCTTTATGAGCTTGATTCTGCTGAGGTGTTGGATCCTCTCAATGGGAGTTGGCGCCCTATTGCCAACATGGGAACAAATATGGCATCTTATGATGCTGCAGTTCTCAATGGGAAACTTCTGGTGACTGAAGGGTGGTTGTGGCCTTTTTATGTCTCTCCAAGAGGCCAGGTCTATGATCCAAGAACTAATAACTGGGAAAATATGGCTGTTGGACTCAGAGAAGGGTGGACAGGTTCGAGTGTGGTTGTTTACGGGCACTTATTTGTTGTTTCTGAGCTCGAAAGAATGAAGCTAAAGGTCTATGACCCTGAAACCGATtcctgggaagccatagaaggGCTTCCTTTGCCCGAGCAAATACGCAAGCCTTTTGCTGTGAATGCTTGTGATTGTCATATTTATGTTGTGGGTCAAAATCTTGTGGTTGGTGTTGGCCATATCACTAGACTGAACCCAAAAGAAAGTTGTAAGGAAAAATGGAACTTCAGTGTTCGATGGCATGTAATAGATGCACCAGAAAGTGTGTCTGATCTGACTCCTTCAAGCTCTCAGGTGCTGTTTGCTTAG
- the LOC100805491 gene encoding cullin-4 has protein sequence MSLPTKRSGTAGSSPSPPPPMKKAKSLLLHSSSSSDAVLDPSSMPLDDDLPNARAANLARKKATPPQPAKKLLIKLHKAKPTLPTNFEEDTWAKLKSAIRAIFLKQPNSCDLEKLYQAVNDLCLYKMGGNLYQRIEKECEAHISAALQSLVGQSPDLVVFLSLVERCWQDLCDQMLMIRGIALFLDRTYVKQTANVRSLWDMGLQLFRKHLSLSPEVEHKTVTGLLRMIESERKGEAVDRTLLNHLLKMFTALGIYAESFEKPFLECTSEFYAAEGVKYMQQSDVPDYLKHVEIRLQEEHERCLIYLDASTRKPLIATAEKQLLERHIPAILDKGFAMLMDGNRIEDLQRMYLLFSRVNALESLRLAISSYIRRTGQGIVLDEEKDKDMVSSLLEFKASLDTTWEESFSKNEAFCNTIKDSFEHLINLRQNRPAELIAKFLDEKLRAGNKGTSEEELEGTLDKVLVLFRFIQGKDVFEAFYKKDLAKRLLLGKSASIDAEKSMISKLKTECGSQFTNKLEGMFKDIELSKEINESFKQSSQARTKLPSGIEMSVHVLTTGYWPTYPPMDVRLPHELNVYQDIFKEFYLSKYSGRRLMWQNSLGHCVLKAEFPKGKKELAVSLFQTVVLMLFNDAEKLSFQDIKDSTGIEGKELRRTLQSLACGKVRVLQKLPKGRDVEDDDSFVFNEGFTAPLYRIKVNAIQLKETVEENTSTTERVFQDRQYQVDAAIVRIMKTRKVLSHTLLITELFQQLKFPIKPADLKKRIESLIDREYLERDKNNPQIYNYLA, from the exons ATGTCTCTCCCCACCAAACGGTCGGGCACCGCTGGTTCCTCCCCGTCGCCGCCACCCCCTATGAAAAAGGCCAAGTCCCTCCTCCtccactcctcctcctcctccgacGCCGTTCTGGACCCTTCCTCCATGCCTCTCGACGACGATCTCCCCAATGCCCGCGCCGCCAATCTCGCCCGCAAGAAAGCCACCCCGCCCCAACCCGCCAAGAAGCTCCTCATCAAGCTCCACAAAG CTAAACCAACATTGCCCACAAATTTTGAGGAGGATACATGGGCAAAACTAAAGTCTGCCATTCGTGCTATATTTTTGAAGCAACCTAACTCTTGTGATTTGGAGAAGCTTTATCAG GCTGTGAATGATCTCTGCCTTTATAAAATGGGTGGAAATCTTTATCAACGAATTGAAAAGGAGTGTGAAGCACATATATCTGCAGCACTGCAGTCTTTGGTTGGCCAAAGCCCGGATTTGGTTGTTTTTCTGTCTCTAGTTGAGAGATGTTGGCAGGATCTTTGTGACCAAATGTTGATGATCCGTGGTATAGCCTTGTTTCTGGATAGGACATATGTGAAGCAAACTGCAAATGTCCGGTCATTATGGGACATGGGCTTACAACTTTTCCGCAAACATCTTTCATTGTCTCCGGAAGTAGAACACAAAACTGTTACAGGTCTTCTACGAATGATTGAAAGTGAAAG AAAAGGTGAAGCAGTGGATAGAACTCTTCTAAACCATCTTTTGAAGATGTTTACTGCTCTGGGAATTTATGCAGAAAGCTTTGAGAAGCCATTCCTTGAATGCACATCTGAATTTTATGCTGCTGAAGGCGTGAAATACATGCAGCAATCAGATGTTCCAGATTACTTGAAGCATGTGGAG ATAAGATTGCAAGAAGAACATGAAAGATGTTTGATCTACTTGGATGCAAGTACTAGGAAGCCATTGATAGCAACGGCAGAAAAGCAACTTCTTGAACGTCATATACCTGCCATTCTTGATAAG GGCTTCGCAATGCTTATGGATGGGAATCGTATTGAAGACCTCCAGAGAATGTACTTACTCTTTTCAAGGGTCAATGCCCTCGAGTCACTGAGGCTGGCCATTAGTTCATACATCAGGAGAACTGGTCAGGGCATTGTTTTGGATGAGGAGAAAGATAAAGATATGGTTTCATCCCTCTTGGAATTTAAGGCTTCTCTTGACACAACATGGGAAGAAAGCTTTTCCAAGAATGAAGCATTCTGTAACACCATTAAAGATTCATTTGAGCATCTCATCAATCTTCGTCAG AACCGGCCTGCAGAGTTGATTGCCAAGTTTTTGGATGAGAAACTTCGTGCAGGTAACAAAGGCACTTCAGAAGAAGAGTTGGAGGGTACACTTGATAAAGTCCTGGTTTTATTCAGGTTCATTCAG GGCAAGGATGTGTTTGAGGCATTTTATAAGAAAGATCTTGCAAAAAGACTACTGTTAGGAAAGAGTGCTTCTATTGATGCAGAGAAATCTATGATCTCCAAG TTGAAGACCGAGTGCGGCAGCCAGTTCACAAACAAACTAGAAGGGATGTTTAAG GACATTGAATTATCAAAAGAAATAAACGAGTCCTTCAAGCAGTCATCCCAGGCTAGGACAAAACTCCCATCAGGGATTGAAATGAGTGTTCATGTCTTGACAACTGG GTACTGGCCGACATATCCACCCATGGATGTTAGACTTCCTCATGAATTGAATGTTTACCAG GATATTTTCAAAGAGTTCTATCTAAGCAAATATAGTGGGAGGCGTCTGATGTGGCAAAATTCATTAGGTCACTGTGTCCTAAAGGCAGAGTTTCCTAAAGGGAAAAAGGAGTTGGCTGTCTCCCTATTTCAG ACTGTTGTTCTTATGTTATTCAATGATGCTGAGAAACTAAGCTTTCAAGATATCAAGGACTCTACTGGTATAGAGGGCAAGGAATTGAGAAGGACTCTGCAATCACTTGCATGTGGAAAAGTTCGTGTCCTACAAAAG TTGCCAAAGGGTAGAGATGTGGAGGATGATGACtcatttgtttttaatgaaGGGTTTACAGCTCCTCTTTATCGTATAAAG GTGAATGCAATTCAGTTGAAGGAGACAGTGGAGGAGAACACAAGCACCACAGAAAGAGTTTTCCAAGACCGTCAGTATCAg GTTGATGCTGCTATTGTGAGGATAATGAAGACTAGGAAAGTGCTTAGTCACACGCTTCTTATTACTGAACTCTTCCAACAG CTCAAATTTCCAATAAAACCAGCTGACTTGAAGAAAAGGATCGAAAGCCTGATTGACAGGGAGTATCTGGAGAGAGACAAGAACAACCCTCAAATATACAATTACCTGGcatag
- the LOC100808155 gene encoding glucan endo-1,3-beta-glucosidase 14 — protein MATFIRKLVFSYAFLALFLSAGIGVFLGVESFGINYGQVANNLPQPDKVVELLSTLNLTKTRIYDTNPQILTSFANSNIEIIVTVENEILSQLDDPQQALQWVNSRIIPYLPETKITGVQVGNEVFTDDDITLIEHLVPAVVNIHNALAQLGYSNIKVSTPSSLAVLDQSYPPSAGSFKSEISGIMYQFLNFLSSSKSPFWINAYPYFAFKDDPNGISLNYVMFNPNAGMVDPYTNLHYDNMLYAMVDAVSFAIAKMGFKGIEVRVSETGWPSKGDADEVGATPMNAATYNRNLLRRQMAGEGTPLNPRMRLEVYLFALFNEDLKPGPTSERNYGLFRPDESMTYNVGLSALATSSASTSSSSISLASSGTKIKVAPWEYQSLMNWMFVFVLISTLCG, from the exons ATGGCTACATTCATCAGAAAATTGGTTTTCAGCTATGCTTTTCTCGCACTTTTTCTCTCAGCAG GTATTGGAGTTTTTCTAGGTGTTGAATCTTTCGGAATCAACTATGGCCAAGTGGCTAACAATTTGCCACAACCAGACAAAGTCGTTGAATTGTTGAGCACCCTTAACCTCACAAAAACAAGAATCTATGATACCAATCCGCAGATTCTGACTTCTTTTGCCAACTCAAACATTGAAATAATTGTGACGGTGGAGAATGAAATACTAAGCCAGTTGGATGATCCTCAACAAGCACTTCAATGGGTGAACAGCCGCATCATACCGTACCTACCCGAGACAAAGATCACTGGGGTTCAGGTTGGGAATGAGGTCTTCACTGATGATGACATCACTCTCATTGAGCACCTTGTGCCAGCAGTGGTGAACATTCACAATGCTCTAGCTCAATTAGGTTACTCAAACATCAAAGTTTCAACACCAAGTTCCTTAGCAGTGCTTGATCAATCTTACCCTCCTTCAGCTGGTAGTTTCAAGAGTGAAATCTCTGGGATCATGTACCAGTTTTTGAACTTCTTGTCAAGCTCCAAGTCCCCCTTTTGGATCAATGCATACCCCTACTTTGCGTTCAAGGATGACCCTAATGGGATTTCCTTGAACTATGTGATGTTCAATCCTAATGCAGGAATGGTTGACCCTTACACCAATCTCCACTATGACAACATGCTTTATGCTATGGTAGATGCTGTTTCATTTGCCATTGCTAAAATGGGGTTCAAGGGAATAGAGGTTAGGGTCTCTGAGACTGGTTGGCCATCAAAAGGAGATGCTGATGAGGTCGGCGCCACGCCGATGAATGCTGCAACTTACAACAGGAACTTGTTGAGAAGGCAAATGGCGGGTGAAGGGacacctttgaatcctagaatgAGGTTGGAAGTGTACTTGTTTGCGTTGTTCAATGAAGACTTGAAGCCTGGACCAACCTCAGAGAGAAACTACGGTCTCTTTCGGCCTGATGAATCCATGACTTACAATGTGGGGTTGTCTGCTCTTGCAACCTCATCAGCATCAACTTCCTCCTCTTCAATTTCTCTTGCTTCCTCTGGCACTAAGATTAAG GTAGCACCATGGGAATACCAAAGCTTGATGAACTGGATGTTTGTGTTTGTCCTGATTTCAACCCTTTGCGGGTGA